In the genome of Salvelinus sp. IW2-2015 unplaced genomic scaffold, ASM291031v2 Un_scaffold7099, whole genome shotgun sequence, the window GGTGGATAGAATAGAGTTCAAGGCATAATTACAGACAAAGATGGTAGGCAATGTGAACAGTTGGATGGGTTCAAAACCTAGGcatagagtgacgatgagagagtaTTGTCTCTAGAAAACATTCATTTAAATCCAGTACAGTGATGTCACTGCTTGTGTGGGAGTGGGAATGAAAGGTTAGCTAAGCCATAGTGAGCAGGGGCTGAGGCGCTACAGTGAATAAGAACAATAAATTCCACTAACCAAGAGGAATGGTACAAGGCATATTGGACCATAGGGAGAAGTATGCGTAGCGATTGATCCATACCAGTCCAGGTGAGTTAGTGAGAGCTGCTGGAGAACGGCGATTTAGACAGccagcgggccggggctagcaagctagcagaaggtcCTTAGAGCTAGCGTCGGACGGAAGAGGTCTGTTGTAGCTCTCATCGGGAGGGCCTCGCCGTGATGGATTAGTAGTGTATCGCTGTAGTAAAGGTGCCCAGTCCAATAGCACAAATAGGTactagtggcccaagaaatttgGCCGAATGGACCTATTCAgcctaacagtccgatatgctctggacAGCTAGCGGGGCCGTGGCtggcaggctagcagatgggcttTAGGGGACGTTGCAAACGGAGGGCTTGTTGCCAAAAAAAGAGACCCTCGGGGCAGATTACGTCGCGAAGTCCAGTCGGAAGGATTAGCAGGCTTTGTGTAGTGAAAGAGGTTCCGGCCATTTGGTCAAAATAGGTATTTGTAGGCCCAATGCAGTGCTGAAGGACCTCTCCAGCTAGCCGGGAGTGGGCCTAGCATGGGGAAAGCTTcaaggctaattggtgcttgagacagagacgttagccaggcaAGTAGCAAActtcggattgcagctagctagctgcgatggaTCCAGTTGAAAACAGGTTCAGAGCTTGAAGTAGGAAATCCAGGGATAATGAAGAGAAACATAAGTCCGGGATTGCTCGGTCATTGTAATCGTATTCAAACTGGCAACAAACTGGCGGAGATTCCAAGCTACGAGGTTAGCTGACTGTCCGTAGcatggttagctgactactactagtagctagttagctggctagcctctGTTGGGGATTCTCGGTTCAAGTAAAGAAATACTGAGAAAATAGCAGATTCATACCCAACATTGGGTAGGCGGGGTTGCAGGAGGGGATATTGAagtgaggtttaggaaaatataaAATAAGATATGCAACGAAAAAAGATATATTACCATGGAACAAGAAAGACAAAGACATCTGACTGCTAACGCCATCTCTGGGAATATATGTAATTCTACAGCGCACTGAGTGTTGACTAAACACCAGCCGAGGAAGTCGAACCATCGCGGCACAGCATCACATAACAGATTACAGGTTGatgtcggaagttaacatacacttaggttggagtcattaaaacccgtattattcaaaccactccacaaatttcttgtaacaaaACTACAGTGTTTGCAAGTTAGGTTAGGACATACTACTTTCAgctgcatgacaagtaatttttccaaacaaaTGTTTaccagacagaatatttcactagtatacaattccagtggtcgaagtacatacactaaattgatcTCTGCCTTTAAACACTTGGAATtgccagaaattatgtcatggaccTTTACAAGCATCTCTGCTAGGCAAATGATCAttgttgagtcaattggaggatgCTAAACCTGTGGACGTCATTTCAAGGCCATACCTTCAAACTTCAGTGGCCTCTTGGCTTACAGtcatggggaaaatcaaaagacaatCAGCCCAGAGCCTCAGCAAAAAAAAATTTGAATtagaacctccacaagtctgttcatccttgggagcaatagtTTCCAGAATGCCGTCTGAAGATACCACATTCATCTCTACGAACacaatgtacgcaagtataagaCACCATGGACACCGCAGCGTCATTACCgccttcaggaaggagacgcttctgGCGCTAGAGATGAACCGTACTTGTGGTTGCCAAAAGTAGCAACATCATCACCCAgaaaacagcaaagaaccttgtgaagactgtGGAGGAAACGGTACACAAAAGtatcctatatccacagtaaaacaagtcttaaTCGACATTATTACTAAAGGCCGTCGGCAGACAagaaggccactgctccaaaacactgccataaaaagcagactaggttgcaactgcacatgaggaaaAGACGGACTTTTTGGAAATtgtcttggtctgatgaaacaaaaatagaacggctTGGCCATACATGACCATCTTATGTGTTGCAGggacaaagggggaggcttgtaagttCGAGGAACACtttcccaacggtgaagcacgaGAAATGGCAGATCATGGTCTGTGGGGTGCTTTGGCTGCGGAGGACATGTCACTTTCACAGAAATAGATAGGCGATCATAGAGGTGGAAAATTATTTGTGGATATATgtgaaagcaacatctcaagacatcaaagTCAGAAAGTTAAGTGGCTTGGTTgccaaatgggtcttcaaaatgacCAATGACCCCAagatacttccaagttgtggcaaaatgctaaaggacaacaaagtctaaGATTGGAAGTGGCCATCAGCAAAGCCGCTGACCTTCCAATCCGCATAGAAaagttgggcagaactgaaaaaatcgTGTCGCGAGCAAAGAGGGGCTACAAACCATGAACTCAGTTACGCCAGCttcgtcaggaggaatgggccaaaattcacccaacttatgttgGAAGCTATGTGGAGGCTACCGACACGTTtgcccaagttaaaacaatttaaagtcaatctACCGACTACAAAATTGATGGTATAGTAAACatcctgacccactggaatgtgatgaatgacaaTTAAAAAGGCTGAATAATCTTTCTTTCTCACtatttattctgatatttcacattcttacaaataagtggtgatcctaactgaccttagacagtgAATGTTTACTGGAGTTAAATGTCCAAGGATTGTGCaaaaaactgagtgtaaatgtatttgagcTCAATTGTGATGTAAAACTTCCAACTTAACTGTACATTGATCATTGTTGTCCTCAGCGAAGTCTGGCAGCAAACTTAACAAGAACATTCCCCTCACCGGCAGCACATCTTATCATTGCAGGTAAACAGCGTCATAAGATAACGAAATTCAGTACTTAGGTAAcagtttaaatcaaatcacagGAAAATTATTAATCCAAACAGTTTCCCAATTAATGGTTTAAGTAAATTTGTGGTAGAAAAAGGTAATACAACCTACCAGTACGAGAGATGTAAGCCTTCGCGCAGCTGTCCTTTGAATAAGTTGGACTGATGGCCATGATGCCATCCACAGATCTTGTTTGACGACGTCGTGACCACTGGATTATTTGTGCCACCCACAGCACCACAACctggggaggcagaggcacaaaACATCAACTTGGTTGGGCAGTTTCTTCATACCCACATTGATTTAAAAAGCATGTTGATATGATTGGATATGAAAGTGCTTTTTGGCCAGGAGACAGGCTTTGGGACCATGGTCTGTGCACCAATTAGGTTTAAATTCTGAACAATGAGGAGTGTATGAGCAACTCTAATGTAACATCCTAACATGTTGTCTGATGTTATTACATGCCTTTGGCTGATGTGGGCACTTCTCCATTGCTCAATCTCCAACAAGACATTTGCTGTGTAGTGCATCACCTCCCACCCCAAAAGTTTGAGAGCGTGGAGAGGGAAAACAGGTCTCGCCACAGCCTGACAAATAACATAACACACTTAATTCAATGGCATAACTAGCAGTAAAATGTACTTTCTTTCAGACTTGTAATCAGAAAAATATTTCAATGTGGGCAAAATGCATGATTAGCTTCAGTTTCAAAAACAAACGTCACCAATGGTTGCAGTCCCCTTACAGCTGTCAGGATGTAGAGATATTACTCAATATGGTGCAAGAGTGGACAGAGAGATCTTCCTCACAAACAGGAATCAGGCTCCTTGTCCTATGCTTTAGACACAAGTGGTTATGCTGATGCAGGGAGGGGGAAGGAATGGAGAATACCTAGTCAAATGCAATTCAAtcccgaaatgtgtcttccacatttaacctaaCCACTCTGAATCAGGACACGAGAGGAAATTGACTATCCAAGACTGCAAACTGCTGCTGATATTCTAAATGGCAGATGTAATGTATTGGGGGAGCAAACAGCAAGGATAACCACCAAAGACATCCATCGCCATTTTCTCCCTGCGGTACTGTCCACCCAGGAGGGGTGTGGCGGCAGGGGTTGGAGTCTCCTGTAGCTCGAATCACTTTGTCGGGTTTGTAGATTCAGAAAAAGCAAAGTGAAAATCATGGATTGGTAGATTAGAGCTGATGGACTGGATGATGACTTATATTATGTGAATCAATTAAAGCAACTACATAGGGAGCTAGCTAGGTCACTACTTAGAATAAGCGCAAAACACATGCCAATGTGAGATGTGTAACCCTATTCACAAATGGGCCGTACACTGGCATTATGGGGCTAATAACGAATAACGATTTCAGAAAACAGAATACTTTAGCAAAAATACCAAAAACACGAGCGTTAGCTAGCTGAACCATCTGTAAGCCTGGATATATTCAAAGCCACGGCTACAGAATAGTCAGCTACTATACGAGTACTTGAGCTAGCTTAATAATTAGTTAGCATAAAGTGCTATTGAACCAATGAGCCATTGCAATGTGGTGCATTCAACTAGAGGCGTACAGATTTTTCATTTAATAGTGAGATCGTGAACAGCTAAATCAAATTATTATGTATTACAATCACGCGTGAAATGGTGGTTCGGTCTGCCTGATGTTCCTGAAAGTAAACATTTCAAGTCACTACAGAATGTTTACCATTGACCACTCATTACGGTCGGAGCTACTTCAGAAATACCGTTCTTGTTTTAGTCTAGTAATATAGTGACGGCATAGTAACGTTAGTAATGTGTATGAATAAAACTCCCTAAAACACGATTTTCACAGTAATATACGCCTATCAACTGACTGCCAAAGGGCATTATAGGGGTGGGAGATAAAATGTAGAACCTACCCCGCATGTCTAGATTTGGCGACTAGTCTCCGGTTGTGTTCACGAGTAAGAAGGCGCGCCGCCGTTGCGCAGACGTGTGGACGTTTTAGTCCTTTTAGCAGAAGATCTTATTCGAGCAATAGAGTTCTTACATTTTCGTACTTTCCCCTTTATGTTTTTAGAGCAGTGTATAAAGCATCAGTCGTATAGGCGTACTAGTACATTTAATAATAGCTCATTTACACTATAATCACTTATTAATGGTAATGTAGGGTTATTATGAGACGATTTCCCTAATAGATTAGCAATTAGGAACGGTTTGCCACTATGAATAGCTACAGTACATTTTCTTCGTGAATATTGTCACAGAATGTTTAAATGACATCTTCTTTGCAATACTTAGACTGTATTCATGGGATAACAAACCAATTGCTGCCACTATTGGCTGTGTCGTGTGTAGCTGCTGCATGGACCAACCCCTAGTGTCGTAGCAGGTTGGGAACTGATTCGAGACACTACTTAGCCCGCTTCCTCCTCGACCTTGCGCTCATGGACCTCAGCCTCTTGGTTCCCCCTCTCGGTCCAGCACGGTCTTTGGCCCCCTGCTCACCTTTGGGCACAGAGCCCCCCTGCCTACACCAATCGGTCCCGGCCTTGCAGCCCCGGGATGACGTATCTTTCGCAGGGAAAGCATGATGGAGAGTCAACCAGAGGAATCAATTTTATCTGAAACTGTGAGGTAGACCCAGAGATTTGAGGTTCTAAACAGACAGAACTGAGGGAAAGAAGCAAGTGGCCTATCAGAGACTATGCAAGTTTGTATTCCTGCAGTATCACAGGGCCCgacagggacacagagacagacacttgCCATAGCAGCAAGATCGATACGAATTGAAAGAGGCCATTCCTTTTGGGCTCCCCACCACTATCATACTACTAGTAGCAGTCAGCAGCTCCCCCTGTATTTATCGCTTCAACTGCCGGGCCCACAACCACGCCCGTTGTAATCTCAGGTCCACCCTTCCTTACATGCCTACTAGCCCCCTCCCAATGCTGGAGCCAGTGGCATGTCCCCTCCTCTGCTCCCCGGGTCCGCTGCGCTGTTTCACCAAGCAACTAAACACTGGTCAGTTCCACCCGGATGAGACTGTTACTGATCCACATCCCACTGTGCCTGTCCAGAGATGATAGCGATGCCCTGTAGTAGTAGAGAATGCATAAGTCAATGCTGCTTGGTATTTTCAGAAGCATACCATCAAGTCTTAATTGTTTACACTACACATGACTtgaatttatttattattgttattgaatAGCGTCATCACTTGGGGGCCATGAAGACAAAGTGCAATCCAGGAAAATGTTGATTtgctattttttaaatataattaaatgtgtgagaaaacattatatttaaaaaatattttcttcatGTTATCACAACTTCTAAACTACTTTAACAGTctggagaattatttatttattgcatgcAATTATTCTAAATAAATATCGCGCGCATGTAAAAAAACATACAAGCACTGTAAGGGAAAATGGCATTGCATAACTTATGCAAGTATTTGTTGTTACAGACACTAACAGTGGACAAGTAACTTTGGCAGCACATGTGAATGGTGTCCCTCGTATTTTTTGGCCAATGTGGCATAGTCAATTTTCAATGACAGCAATGACAAATGCAAACAAAGTGACTGGCTTATAGCTTATTATAGCTAGTCAGATCAAAGATCAAACAATGCTGAGTTTCAAGCAAGACTTAgaacatcaaaataaataaaatttgttATTTGTTCACCATGCGCCACAATTACTAACAGTGTAGACCTACAGGGaaatcttacttacaagcctttaaccaacaatgcagttttaagaaaaaaaaataacgtgataagtacatttaaaaatgaaagtaacaaataataaAGAAGCAGCAGTTAAAATAACAATGCGAGGCCTATATACAGAGAGGACGGTACAGGTCACATGGACACGGAGACCACATTTACAAGATTTCAGTTCCTCTCTGTTTTATATGTGGGTAGCATAATGTCAGTACTTTTACCTACATTACACTTTGTTTAATGCGCCTGAAACAGGCTGCTGCCAGGCCAAGCGTGTCCTTCTAACCTTTCCTTTAAGTCATAGAATAGGTCTCACTGCGTGTTTGCTGATTTGAGAACACGTGATATTACCAACAAGAGTATACTTAAAGATACTTTAACTTTGCAACATGATTTTCAGGGGTATGTTGCATCATCTTATTTCGCATTTTCTCTGCATCTTTTAAAGTATTAAATACATCCTGATTTTACAAATATATTGAGAGCCAGAACAGAgattaaatgttttctttttccATGAGCAAATTACAAAAAGCCCCCAAAAATGAATAAGCTTATCTATAGGCAAGCAATCAGAACCAAAAGCAATAGACAATGCTATGATTTCAAGCAAGAGAAATGATGGCACCAAGAACATTATTTACAAGAGATTCagttctctcatctctgtcttggtatgtgatctgtgtgtgtgcattaattTCTTATGTACTTGTTCTACTACATAGAACtttgtttatatcccaggaatcAGGGCTGCTGCATAGGCAAGTTGTCCTATAAACCCTTTCCTTAAGGCATTAAAATGTATCGATTGCATCGTCGGTGGCCTGATGAAGTcatgtcctccctccctcacctccctcttcaAAACCTCTCGTCCCGCTCCTCAGTGCCCTCTCAGATGCGTTCCAAAGAAACCAAGTTCCTGGCGTTTGACCGGGTCAGTGCAGTCTGGACCAACCGGCCACTGCAGTAGGTCTTCTTCACATGACCACCTATATTCATACGGCAGGTGGTAAACGACAGCTGATCTTTAGGATAGGGCGCCAGCGAAGATGAGCAGGAGCACACTTCcgcgacagctgtgatggaagaGCTGTAGCTGGCCAGACTGGATCATCCAGGGAGCAGCCACTCGCTGCACAGGAAAATGCCTATAACCACCGCAGATCTGGTTTCTGCGCCGCTCTGTAACACCGCCGGAGACGATGTGTGTCACAATGGCGGCCCAGCTCAAAAGTCACGGTGGTGCAGGCACAGCCGGAAAGAGGCTCGTTGCCCTCAGGTGGAAGTAAGCTGGTCTTAACCAGGGCTCATCCGCGAGTTCTAGGAGATGAAAGCATCGTAATTGCAGTTCGCTCTTCTTATTTCGGCTCAGCCTCGCCAGGGTTGGCCGAACAGAGCGGAAACACATAATAGCGACTACTTTCAGTTTCCAAGACCAGTTGTTGTAGAGAGCGGCGATTATAGTCAGCAGTAAGCACAGTGGTTGTGGGTGGCAAAAAGATACTCTCCAGGTTTCGGTAGACAAACATTGGTGTCAACATTGTAGAAGTTTTTTGGAGTTTTTTATCCTTGTCACTTTAGGACTGTATTGTAAGACTAACTGGACTCTCTCTGGTAGTCAAAGTCCACAGTTCTGCAGGCCATTTGTTGAATGATGTGCAAATAAGAGGAATGTTGCGCAGGTCCAGGGGAGCGCAGTTTATGGGAGAGCCTTCAGATGACATCGAAGGACTTGCATTACTTTTGGTTGAGAAGCAAGAATCTGCAGCTCTGTACAGATTCCCAAAACCTCATTTGAGAAGGACTGAGATGCCATGTCTTGCGCGGCAGCTTGCTCAACTTCGGCAGGTTTCTTGAAGACGCCCCGGGCTGCAGGCTGCAGTCACCCCGGCACAGCAGTTGTCCAAGAGAGGAAGATCAAGTTGTAGATCATCAAAGTGTCTGCTGCGAAGCTGAAGATTTGAATATGGTCGGTGATGGTAGACGCGCATTGCGACGGGAGAGTTTGAGACCGCACGGAAAAAGCATTAACGGCCAGCATTGTTGAGGCCAGATGGGGCATCTGCGCATCTACGTTGAGGTTGCGAAGTTTTGTCTAGATTCACGAAAAGGAGAGTTGGTACGTTTAGAGGAGAGCTAACCTGCATTTCCCATGTAGTCAAGAAACTCAAGTGTGCGTGGAAATGGTTTAAACTTGGCGTGCGTGTCGATCTGTGGTGAGATTGTTTTCGTCGAGGTAAAACTGGGCCAGGTTACGAGCCCCACAAAGGCTGACTCTTCAAAATGACATGATTTTGTTCCCTCAAAGATCAAAAGTGCAGATTTGAGGTGATGGAAAGTCTTGTGTGAAGAAAATCAGCTATTATGTTAAGTAAGTTTAATATTTTCCAGGCTATGCAGATCTTCAAAGTATCCTTGTACAGATCTGTCAGGAGTTATTGTTCCAACGCAGGTCGACAAGATCTGTACACCCACTGAACTTATGGTCACAGATAGGTCAAGTTATGCTTGGAGTTGTAGGGTCTTCACATTTGGTGTGTGGTGGAAAGCAAAAGAGTTGACTTTGAGTTATGCGATTTGTAATGGTGCTCAGATCTGTCAGATTTGGAAAGAGAGTTCTGTCTGTTGCAGGACATTGGGAGTGAGGTGGTTTTTTCTTCTGGTGAACTTCTTGATTTGATCCATGTCTCTTAGAAAGTGGAGGCATCTTACCTTCCTCAAACTGGTGAAAAAGGTCCAGATAAACCTCGGATTGGTGGACAGTTGGAAGTGTGTTCTTCCGCAATGACAGATCCCATTGTTCACCGAGACACAGCTTTTTAACAAAGTGACCTTTTATGCAAAAGGCTGCATAACTCCATGAGCAGATTGTCAGTCTTCAACCCCATACCAGAAAGTCTATGTTTCCAGCTCCTAACTTGCTGACTTCAAAAGCTCTGGCACTGTGACATTGGTTGAACTGCAAACGCATTAGTTTAGGCTTCGCAAGTCCAGACCTTGAAAGCCCTCGAAGGGAGCTGGGTCATTGTAGGAGAGATCAGCAGTAGTATGGTAGGAAGCCCCACTCACATGCTAAAGTGACCAGTGACCAGTTTGTTTTTACAGAGATAGAGGGTGGTGAGGGACTCCGGTAGGTCTGTATGGTTAGAATGATGGAGAGATGTTAGATAGTTATTGCAAAGGTCTAGTTTTGTCAGCTTCGTTAAGTGAGTCACAGATTCTGCCACCGCAGAGAAGTTGTTCAGGTAGTTCTGCCGTAATATGAGGACATCCAGATTGGAGAGTGAAGAGAAAATACCCGGAGGGAGCATAATCAGTGAGTTATTATTTAGTGACAGGTTGACAAGGTTTTTGAGGTCTTGAAATACAGAGGAGCTGAGATTTGATATTTTGTTCAAGGACAGGTTTAGGCTCTTCAGTTGGTTCATATTTTGGAATGGCTGGTTATCTATGGTCTCCAGATGGTTATTGTCAATCTGAAGCGTCCTGAGGTTAGGAAAGTGATCAAAGGTATTGTCAGGTATGTGTTTTATCAGGTTTTTGGAGATTATAATTGTGGTGGCATAAGGTGGCAGGTCACCTACAATGGTAGAAATGTTCTTTGCCTGGTGATGGATGCAAATGAATTTTGTGTGGTTTGAGGTTGGRTCCTCAGTGCAATTCCTGAAGCTATAGCCAACTGTGAACTGGGCAATGTGAAGGACAATTGCCACTGATgccaatattttatattt includes:
- the LOC139027058 gene encoding toll-like receptor 13; the encoded protein is MVGLKYKILASVAIVLHIAQFTVGYSFRNCTEDPTSNHTKFICIHHQAKNISTIVGDLPPYATTIIISKNLIKHIPDNTFDHFPNLRTLQIDNNHLETIDNQPFQNMNQLKSLNLSLNKISNLSSSVFQDLKNLVNLSLNNNSLIMLPPGIFSSLSNLDVLILRQNYLNNFSAVAESVTHLTKLTKLDLCNNYLTSLHHSNHTDLPESLTTLYLCKNKLVTGHFSM